From a single Bemisia tabaci chromosome 10, PGI_BMITA_v3 genomic region:
- the LOC109036915 gene encoding uncharacterized protein isoform X2, translating to MLESGGATESPALAELRQVLGAYDPCTLEAGAKAPLDGQKHKCAELFQKFIALPADQRYNCPDAMDSDCRKVGDTWNCTVLARPMGKMVDASVYETQPLAACLGGLEEWVSQQEARGNTIPWVKILKGRFSPPPKGTKFTIPPHL from the coding sequence TTGGAGTCAGGAGGAGCAACCGAAAGCCCTGCTCTGGCCGAACTTCGCCAGGTTCTTGGGGCATACGATCCGTGCACCCTTGAGGCGGGAGCGAAAGCGCCCCTCGACGGGCAGAAGCACAAATGCGCGGAACTGTTCCAGAAGTTCATCGCCTTGCCGGCGGACCAGCGGTACAACTGCCCGGACGCTATGGACTCGGACTGCCGAAAAGTAGGCGACACGTGGAACTGCACGGTCCTCGCACGGCCGATGGGTAAAATGGTCGACGCCTCCGTCTACGAGACGCAGCCCCTAGCCGCGTGTTTGGGCGGTCTAGAGGAATGGGTCAGTCAACAAGAAGCCCGAGGGAACACGATCCCGTGGGTCAAGATACTCAAAGGGAGGTTCTCCCCACCACCAAAAGGGACTAAGTTCACAATTCCCCCTCATCTTTAA
- the LOC109036921 gene encoding uncharacterized protein: protein MLIFSVIFTFVIPQLVSGRATESPALAELRQVLATDDPCTLEAGTKAPVYGQKHLCAELFQKFFTLPADQRHNCSDAMDSDCRKVGDTWKCTVLTWPMGKMVNASVYETQPLAACLSGLKE from the exons ATGCTgatattttcagtaatttttacttTCGTCATACCTCAG TTGGTGTCAGGAAGAGCAACCGAGAGCCCTGCTCTGGCCGAACTGCGCCAGGTCCTTGCGACGGACGATCCGTGCACCCTTGAGGCGGGAACGAAAGCGCCAGTCTACGGGCAGAAGCACCTATGCGCGGAACTATTCCAAAAGTTCTTCACCCTGCCGGCGGACCAGCGGCACAACTGCTCGGACGCCATGGACTCGGACTGCCGGAAAGTGGGCGACACGTGGAAGTGCACGGTGCTCACATGGCCGATGGGTAAAATGGTCAACGCCTCCGTCTACGAGACGCAGCCTCTAGCCGCGTGTCTGAGCGGCCTCAAGGAATAG